One Meles meles chromosome 11, mMelMel3.1 paternal haplotype, whole genome shotgun sequence DNA segment encodes these proteins:
- the NDUFA8 gene encoding NADH dehydrogenase [ubiquinone] 1 alpha subcomplex subunit 8, translating into MPGIVELPTLEDLKVQEVKVSSSVLKAAAHHYGVQCDKPNKEFMLCRWEEKDPRRCLEEGKLVNKCALDFFRQIKLHCAEPFTDYWTCIDYSGLQLFRRCRKQQAKFDECVLDKLGWVRPDLGELSKVTKVKTDRPLPENPYHSRARPEPNPETEGELKPAKHGSRIFFWTM; encoded by the exons ATGCCGGGGATAGTGGAGCTGCCTACTCTGGAGGATCTGAAAGTGCAGGAG GTGAAAGTCAGTTCTTCGGTGCTCAAAGCTGCCGCCCATCACTATGGAGTTCAGTGTGATAAGCCCAACAAGGAGTTCATGCTCTGCCGCTGGGAAGAAAAAGACCCCAGGCGGTGTTTAGAGGAAGGCAAGCTCGTCAACAAGTGTGCTCTGGACTTCTTCAG GCAGATAAAGCTTCACTGTGCGGAGCCTTTTACAGACTATTGGACCTGCATCGACTACTCTGGCCTGCAGCTATTTCGTCGCTGCCGCAAACAGCAGGCCAAGTTTGACGAGTGTGTGCTGGACAAGCTGGGCTGGGTGCGACCTGACCTGGGAGAGCTGTCCAAG GTCACCAAAGTGAAAACAGATCGACCTTTACCAGAGAATCCGTATCACTCAAGAGCAAGACCAGAGCCCAACCCTGAGACTGAAGGGGAGCTGAAACCTGCCAAACATGGCAGCCGCATTTTTTTCTGGACCATGTGA